One part of the Nitrosopumilus sp. genome encodes these proteins:
- a CDS encoding exosome complex RNA-binding protein Csl4 codes for MSENATFPGDKIASIEEYEAGNNTFDDGDMVRAATIGEKDIDKTTRIASIKHPKLLSIPQVGDIIIGTVAAVMSSMIAVSIDYINGRPTTSKVECVCSTRNLRIRNVALVNDIVALKILNHLNGTIHATISEPNLGVLFTKCRKCGGKVVPMRDAIKCTECAWIDERKLSSNFGNSDFIKLRE; via the coding sequence ATGTCTGAAAATGCAACATTTCCAGGAGATAAAATAGCATCTATTGAAGAATATGAGGCTGGAAATAACACCTTTGATGATGGCGATATGGTAAGAGCAGCAACCATAGGTGAAAAAGATATTGACAAGACAACACGAATTGCCAGCATTAAACATCCAAAACTTCTATCAATTCCTCAAGTAGGTGACATAATTATTGGAACAGTCGCAGCAGTAATGTCATCAATGATTGCAGTCTCTATTGATTACATTAATGGAAGACCAACTACATCAAAAGTAGAATGTGTTTGCTCCACACGAAATCTAAGAATAAGAAATGTTGCATTGGTAAATGACATAGTAGCATTAAAAATTCTAAATCATCTTAATGGTACAATTCATGCAACAATTAGCGAACCGAATTTAGGTGTTTTATTTACAAAGTGTAGAAAATGTGGTGGAAAAGTTGTTCCAATGCGTGACGCCATCAAATGTACAGAATGTGCATGGATTGATGAAAGAAAACTTTCTTCCAATTTCGGCAATAGCGATTTTATAAAATTGAGAGAGTAA